The genome window GTCGGTGAGTTCGAGTACGGCGGGCAGACCCTTTCATACACCACCTTTATCGCCCCGGCCCTGGTCGCGGTGGCGATCATGCACAATGCCTTTTTCGAAACAACCTACAACAGCTACGTCCGCATGTATTACCAGAAGACCTTCGACGCCCTGCTGGCAACGCCGCTCAATCTCGAGGAGATCATTCTCGGAGAGATGATCTGGGCGGCGACCAAGTCGGTGATCGCGACGACCCTGATGGCGACGGTGATTTCGCTGTGCGGTTTCTTCGAATTCCCCGGGGCCCTGCTGCTGCTGCCGCTGGCGGCGCTCGGCGGCCTGCTGTTTGCCTCCCTCGGCATGATCTGTACCGCCCTGGTTCCGGGGATCGAAACCTTCAACCTGCCGATCTTTCTTGGAATCACGCCGATGTTTCTGTTCAGCGGCACTTTCTTCCCGCTGCAGAATCTACCGGGCTGGGCGCAGACGCTGGCCGCCTTTC of Desulfuromonas sp. contains these proteins:
- a CDS encoding ABC transporter permease; this encodes MKWPHPSQLSFRVLRVWQRNFSIYKQNWKISFVPPLFEPLLYILAFGVGLAVMVGEFEYGGQTLSYTTFIAPALVAVAIMHNAFFETTYNSYVRMYYQKTFDALLATPLNLEEIILGEMIWAATKSVIATTLMATVISLCGFFEFPGALLLLPLAALGGLLFASLGMICTALVPGIETFNLPIFLGITPMFLFSGTFFPLQNLPGWAQTLAAFLPLTHLVALVRGCSLQVWSGELWLSLLYLTVAVLLLLPLAIALMVRRIVV